AGGCACACGATTGGGAGATACAGGTCACTGAAGGATCTACGGGCGGTGCGAGGTTCGAGATAACCGGCATCGAGTTCGCTGTCGAATAGACGGTCCGTGTTCAGATAGCAAACGGTGGAAAAGCGGTCGGTCGGCGCCCTTCAGCCGGGACTGAATGAGCCCGCAAACGACTCGAATCCCGACAAGACCGTTTAATCCGACTGAATTGGGCGGAAATCGGCTATGCGATCTTCCCGGTTCATACGGCTGGATACGCTACGGAATTTACGAACCTACCGTCATGATACCAGTAAAATTCGGAACAGTAGCTGCCCTCGTGGTTTCGGTCCTCGTGATTGCCTCCGGCGCGACCGCCGCCATGGCGACACAGGGCTCGGGGCCACTCGGGGCCATGGACAACGGCGAACCGGGACCCGCGGACGAGATTGAAACAGATGGTGCAATCAACATCACCGTCGACGGAACCGTCACACCCGGTGAGACAGTCACTCTCACCGCCAGCCTGGACGGCGAACCGGTCCGGTTCGCCGCCGTGAGTGTCAACGGCGAGGACACGTACGAGACCGACGAGAACGGTTCTGTCGCCGTCACGGTCCCGGACGATGATGAATTCGAGGTCGAGGTCGAAGCCGAACGGGACGGCGAACTCGAAATCCCACTCGCGGATGACGACACGGAAGCGGACGAAGACGATGAGGACATGGACGAGAGTGACGAGGACGAGTCACTCGACCTCGGCGTGGATGGGAACGTCAGCGCGGGCGAGAACGTCACCATCACCGCCACTCACGCGGAATACCCGGTCGCTGGCGCAGCCGTGTCCGTCAACGGCGAGCACGTCGGTGCGACCGATTCCACCGGGACCATCACGGTGACCGTCCCCGATGCGGACGAGTTCGAAGTCGAAGTCGAATACGAGGCGGCGGGTGAGCTCGAAATCCCACTCGAATCGGCCGAGGAAGACGATGACACGGACGCGGAGGGGCAGATCGACCTGGTCGTCGAAGGCACGCTCGAACCGGGTGCGAACCTGTCCGTCACCGCGCTGGACGCCGACGGTAACGCTATCAGCAACGCCACGGTGTCCGTCAACGACGAACCCGTCGGTGAAACCGGCGAAAACGGGACGCTGACCGTGACCGTTCCTGCCGATGACGAACTCGAAATCGAAGTCACCCACGAGGATCGGGACGGGGAGCTATCCGTCGACTTCGAGGACGCGGCGGACGAACACGATCACGACGACGAAGATGACGAGTACGAGGAGGACGGTGACGAAGAAGCGGACGATGACGACGATGCTGCGGGCTCCGAGGACTAAGGAAGTCGGTCCCACGCCGTCCCAGCCTGGTTTGAAGACCGTCTATGCTCGCTTTCCCGGTTGGTTTTGGCAATGGGGAATACTGTGGGAGGGATCTTCAACATGTCTGTAGAACCATCAATTTTGGAATTCCCGTCCGGATTCAACCGAAGCTACTTACGTGATACGCATGTATCACACTACATGAGCACCGACAGTGACGCCGCTGGCGACGGAAAGATGGAGAAGATCAACGTCAGGGTGCCACAGTCGCTGTTGACACAAATCGACGAGGTCTGGGAGGAACGCGGCTACGCGAACAAGTCCGAATTTATCCGTGAGGCCCTTCGAAGTGCCGTCAATCCCCCGACGCAACTATCGACCGAAGCGCTGGAGCACCTCGCCGAGAGCCGAAAACAACGCGAGCAGGGCGAGACCGTTTCGCAGGACGATGTGAAGGACCGTCTGGGCATCGATGACTGAGGTCGAGTGGACGCCGAAAGCCCTTGATTTACTGGCGGGGCTCGAAAAAGATGCGCAGGAGCGACTGGTCAAGAAACTCGACGAGGCGAAAGATTGGACCTCCCATCGCCTCGAGAAACTCACTGGGTATCCGTACCATAAACTCCGAGCGGGCGACTATCGGGCGATTGTCACGTGGGATCAGGCTGACGACGTCCTCGTTGTCGAGGCGGTCGGCCATCGACGGAATATCTACGACCGTCACCTCCCTCCCTGACGTTCGCGTATGGCTGACATCGCGGATGTCTCGTGGATAACTGTGGCCGTGTGAGATAGCGGGTCCAAATTTTGCAGCCACGTCTCGCCACACAGCACGCTGGCCGGTTTCCGGTTTGAGTCGTTTAGAAGTGGGCCAGTGCGGATTTGAACCGGAGGAAGACAGTCCTGCTCGCCTCACTGCGTTCGGCTGCGCGGGCTGTGCCTTCCAGGGCTCAAATCCGCGTGGCCATTCCCAACCGCGACCACACGCGGAGCGACACAGCAAGCTGGTCGCTTTCCGGTTTGAGTCGTTTAGAAGTGGGCCAGTGCGGATTTGAACCGCAAGCCTCCACCTTATCAGAGTGGCGCTCTACCTAATTGAGCTACTGGCCCTGACAACCCCGACTTGCCCGCTGGGAAGTAAAAGGGTTTCCTTTCGCCGGCCGGCGACGGGATCTCAGCGCTCCTCGGAGACGTCGTAGTCGTCCGGCCCCAGGTCGATCGTGTCACCCGACGATCCGCCGTCGTTTGGGCTTGAACCAGTCGTCCAGGGGCCGGCCCCGTCCCCATCCGACCCGTCGGAGCCGGGGAAGCCGGCCGTGTAGACCCGGCCCGTCGCGAAGCCGCC
This region of Halodesulfurarchaeum sp. HSR-GB genomic DNA includes:
- a CDS encoding ribbon-helix-helix protein, CopG family; the protein is MSTDSDAAGDGKMEKINVRVPQSLLTQIDEVWEERGYANKSEFIREALRSAVNPPTQLSTEALEHLAESRKQREQGETVSQDDVKDRLGIDD
- a CDS encoding type II toxin-antitoxin system RelE/ParE family toxin: MTEVEWTPKALDLLAGLEKDAQERLVKKLDEAKDWTSHRLEKLTGYPYHKLRAGDYRAIVTWDQADDVLVVEAVGHRRNIYDRHLPP